In one window of Ruminococcus albus AD2013 DNA:
- a CDS encoding uracil-xanthine permease family protein, which produces MKLIYDVEAKPKTGQIIVFALQQMLAILAATIAVPVIIGNGLTPAAAMFGAGVGTLVYLAFTKKKSPVFLGSSFAFIGSMSAAFAGAATMQLGMLGIIIGAIAAGLVYVVIAALIGIVGVDWLGKLMPPVVIGPTVAIIGLSLAGNAIGDLQKSDVTDVAGAKYAALICGLITLAVTMLCSTYGKKMLRLVPFVMGILAGYAAAVIFTVIGDAADIEALKIIDLSVFPKVMFPDGNVTAESFFKLPDLVFLEGFKGFGDLTGSYILTVLVAYVPVALVVFAEHVADHKNLSSVIGRDLLKEPGLARTLLGDGVGSMAGAFFGGCPNTTYGESVGCVAITGNASTVTIIAAAIGCILFSFVTPFVAFVDSIPSCVMGGVCVALYGFIAVSGLKMLKEVDLDDNRNLFTASVIFIAGIGGLSISFGKVTLTEIAAALILGILTNIMLSKKKDSGKSE; this is translated from the coding sequence ATGAAGCTTATCTATGATGTTGAAGCTAAGCCGAAAACAGGGCAGATAATCGTTTTTGCCCTTCAGCAGATGCTGGCGATACTGGCGGCAACGATCGCTGTTCCCGTGATAATCGGCAACGGACTTACCCCCGCCGCCGCAATGTTCGGCGCAGGTGTGGGCACACTTGTGTATCTTGCGTTCACCAAGAAGAAAAGCCCTGTATTTCTGGGCTCTTCCTTTGCTTTTATAGGCTCGATGTCCGCCGCGTTTGCGGGTGCCGCGACTATGCAGCTTGGTATGCTGGGCATAATCATAGGTGCGATAGCCGCAGGACTTGTTTATGTGGTGATAGCCGCGCTTATAGGCATTGTCGGTGTTGACTGGCTTGGCAAGCTGATGCCCCCCGTGGTCATAGGCCCAACTGTTGCGATAATCGGTCTTTCCCTTGCGGGAAATGCCATCGGAGATTTGCAGAAAAGCGATGTCACAGATGTGGCAGGTGCTAAGTATGCCGCGCTGATATGCGGTCTTATCACCCTTGCGGTGACTATGCTGTGCTCCACCTACGGCAAAAAGATGCTTCGCCTTGTGCCCTTTGTTATGGGCATACTTGCAGGCTATGCGGCAGCGGTGATTTTCACGGTGATAGGTGATGCCGCAGATATCGAAGCACTTAAAATAATAGATCTTTCTGTATTCCCGAAAGTAATGTTCCCAGATGGAAATGTTACCGCCGAAAGCTTCTTCAAGCTTCCCGACCTTGTTTTCCTTGAAGGCTTCAAGGGCTTCGGCGACCTGACAGGCAGTTATATACTTACTGTACTTGTGGCTTATGTACCTGTGGCACTGGTAGTATTTGCCGAACACGTTGCCGACCACAAGAACCTTTCTTCCGTTATCGGCAGAGATCTTCTCAAAGAACCGGGACTTGCCCGCACACTTCTCGGTGACGGCGTAGGTTCAATGGCGGGCGCATTTTTCGGCGGCTGTCCCAATACCACCTACGGCGAGAGCGTGGGCTGTGTTGCTATAACGGGCAATGCTTCGACGGTCACAATAATCGCAGCTGCAATTGGCTGTATACTATTCTCCTTTGTAACGCCTTTTGTGGCTTTTGTAGATTCGATACCATCATGCGTAATGGGCGGCGTTTGCGTGGCTCTTTACGGATTTATCGCTGTTTCGGGACTTAAAATGCTCAAAGAAGTCGATCTCGATGATAACCGCAACCTGTTCACAGCTTCCGTTATATTTATTGCAGGTATCGGCGGACTCAGCATAAGCTTCGGCAAGGTAACACTGACAGAGATAGCTGCCGCACTGATACTCGGCATACTGACAAATATAATGCTGTCCAAGAAAAAGGACAGCGGCAAGAGCGAATGA
- the upp gene encoding uracil phosphoribosyltransferase, producing MGKVTIIDHPLIKHKISLLRDENTGTRDFRILVEEIAMLMGYEALRDLPTELVSVKTPITTADVPMLSGKKLAVVPILRAGLGMVNGILALVPSAKVGHIGLYRDEVTHEPHEYFCKLPENIDERLVILPDPMLATGGSAITAVDFIKQRGCTNIKFMCVIAAPEGLEALKKAHPDIDIYVGSLDEKLNENAYIVPGLGDAGDRIFGTK from the coding sequence ATGGGAAAAGTAACTATTATCGACCATCCACTTATCAAGCACAAGATATCTCTGCTGCGTGATGAAAACACAGGTACAAGGGATTTCCGCATACTTGTTGAGGAGATAGCCATGCTTATGGGCTATGAGGCTCTCCGCGACCTGCCCACCGAACTGGTGAGCGTAAAAACGCCTATAACTACGGCTGATGTTCCTATGCTTTCAGGCAAGAAGCTGGCAGTTGTGCCGATACTCCGTGCAGGTCTCGGCATGGTAAACGGAATACTTGCTCTGGTGCCATCTGCTAAGGTAGGTCATATCGGTCTTTACAGGGATGAAGTTACCCATGAGCCCCATGAGTATTTCTGCAAGCTCCCCGAGAATATCGACGAGAGACTTGTTATCCTCCCCGACCCCATGCTTGCCACAGGCGGTTCTGCCATAACGGCAGTTGATTTCATCAAGCAGAGGGGCTGCACCAATATCAAATTCATGTGCGTTATTGCTGCGCCCGAGGGTCTTGAAGCGCTGAAAAAGGCTCACCCCGATATCGATATCTACGTGGGCAGCCTTGATGAAAAGCTCAACGAGAACGCATATATCGTACCCGGTCTCGGTGACGCAGGAGACAGGATATTCGGAACCAAGTAA
- the hpt gene encoding hypoxanthine phosphoribosyltransferase, translating into MQMTNMPEFHKHIKRVVISEEEIKEAVTKAGEILSLEYKDKPLLLVTILKGAFIFLADLSRAITIPHEIGFMAAKSYFESTESSGNVEITLDLAQDISKYNVVIVEDIIDTGRTLSKVREYLESKNPLSLKIVTLLDKPERRLVKLQSDYALFTIPDYFVIGYGLDYGEYYRNLPCIAEFEEDK; encoded by the coding sequence ATGCAGATGACCAATATGCCTGAATTCCACAAGCATATCAAACGAGTTGTGATATCCGAGGAAGAGATAAAGGAAGCTGTAACTAAAGCAGGCGAGATACTCAGCCTGGAGTACAAGGACAAGCCCCTGCTTCTCGTAACTATCCTCAAAGGCGCATTCATATTCCTCGCCGATCTCAGCCGTGCCATAACCATCCCCCACGAGATAGGCTTCATGGCGGCAAAAAGTTATTTTGAAAGTACCGAAAGCTCGGGAAATGTTGAGATAACTCTTGACCTCGCACAGGATATAAGCAAGTATAATGTTGTTATAGTTGAGGATATAATCGACACGGGAAGGACTCTCAGCAAGGTCAGGGAATACCTTGAAAGCAAGAACCCTCTCTCGCTGAAGATAGTAACACTGCTGGATAAGCCCGAAAGAAGGCTGGTTAAATTGCAGTCGGATTACGCACTGTTCACTATACCCGATTATTTCGTTATCGGATATGGTCTCGATTACGGCGAGTATTACAGAAATCTGCCTTGTATAGCTGAATTTGAGGAGGACAAGTGA
- a CDS encoding B12-binding domain-containing radical SAM protein, with protein sequence MDNRKILLVHPEISRTKYNFAGIIDNEPLELEYICTVLKDAGYEPFIWDGQVEEQPFVKRLADISPFAVYVCGRTRQENFMKEYCRAAKDIGCITMIGGLHAQHSHKRFYESYIDFVFRSFDIFGIVNVLENKALDTVNGLCINRGNRWIENEAVPFDIKRLPRPDRSYFYAHPRYRYLELQPCAHVRTAYCCPYKCKFCYRNRLNCGTYSARDIADVVDEIASIECDNIYFIDDDFLFGEKRLEEFIRLVKERGIHKKYVCYGRADFISKHRDLMERLKEIGFYYVLVGLEAADDKHLYRYNKKSDLYANSAAVEILNDLGINAMGMFIVDLDFKARDFRDISKWVRKHKLKHAAISIFTPEMNSELYDEYRSRLITRDPSHWDYLHVVAKPAHMSVRRYYMHYHILIGRLFLRAWRQGIYDFIDYKFFIGSIVKNMFRFGG encoded by the coding sequence ATGGATAACAGAAAAATATTGCTTGTCCACCCCGAGATATCCAGGACAAAATATAATTTCGCGGGGATAATCGACAACGAACCACTTGAACTTGAATACATCTGCACCGTTCTGAAAGATGCAGGATATGAACCTTTTATATGGGACGGTCAGGTCGAAGAACAGCCATTTGTAAAGCGCCTTGCGGATATATCTCCCTTTGCGGTGTACGTCTGCGGAAGAACAAGGCAGGAAAATTTCATGAAAGAGTACTGCCGTGCCGCTAAGGATATTGGCTGTATCACCATGATAGGCGGACTTCATGCACAGCACAGCCACAAGAGGTTCTATGAAAGCTATATCGATTTTGTGTTCAGGAGTTTTGATATATTCGGTATTGTGAATGTGCTTGAAAACAAAGCCCTCGACACGGTGAACGGACTCTGCATAAACCGCGGGAACCGCTGGATAGAAAACGAGGCAGTTCCCTTTGATATCAAACGTCTGCCCCGCCCCGACAGAAGCTATTTTTATGCCCATCCCCGCTACCGCTATCTTGAATTACAGCCCTGCGCCCATGTCAGGACTGCATACTGCTGTCCCTACAAATGTAAATTCTGCTACCGCAACAGGCTGAACTGCGGTACTTACTCTGCAAGAGATATCGCAGACGTGGTTGACGAGATAGCTTCCATAGAATGTGATAATATATATTTCATCGATGACGATTTCCTCTTTGGCGAAAAGCGCCTTGAAGAATTTATCCGCCTTGTAAAGGAAAGGGGCATACACAAAAAGTATGTCTGCTACGGCAGAGCGGATTTCATATCCAAGCACCGCGACCTTATGGAACGCCTTAAAGAGATAGGTTTCTACTATGTGCTGGTAGGACTTGAAGCGGCGGACGACAAGCATCTGTACCGCTATAACAAAAAGTCCGACCTATATGCCAATTCTGCGGCGGTGGAGATACTCAACGATCTGGGTATAAACGCCATGGGTATGTTCATAGTCGATCTGGATTTCAAGGCGCGGGATTTCAGGGATATCTCAAAATGGGTGAGAAAGCACAAACTCAAACACGCGGCTATATCCATATTCACCCCCGAGATGAACAGCGAACTATATGATGAATACCGAAGCCGCCTTATCACCCGTGACCCCTCCCACTGGGACTATCTCCATGTGGTGGCAAAGCCCGCCCATATGAGTGTAAGACGGTACTATATGCACTATCATATCCTCATCGGCAGACTGTTCCTGCGGGCATGGCGGCAGGGGATATACGATTTTATCGACTATAAATTCTTTATAGGTTCGATAGTTAAAAATATGTTCAGGTTCGGAGGATAG
- a CDS encoding terminase small subunit: MKITPTRFAKTFVRTRNGSETAVRLGYSPEEAKELEADMLARKSVKRAIRKLDDADEQNLCYVKTGLSRLAFGSINDAAALLFADEPTREEVLSADLFNVAEIKKVKGGGVEMKFYDRQKALEKLVELDPELKEVSAAQVQFCEELRGDIIRLGCFVKSYDIGEVEDMDIFALMELKKKLSRQLREEAASGKAAGVAAEYDSGEMEAFRV, encoded by the coding sequence ATGAAGATCACACCAACAAGATTTGCGAAGACATTTGTAAGGACGAGGAACGGTTCGGAGACAGCGGTCAGGCTGGGGTACAGTCCCGAGGAGGCTAAGGAGCTTGAAGCGGATATGCTGGCGAGAAAGTCTGTCAAGAGGGCGATACGAAAACTGGACGATGCTGACGAGCAGAATTTATGCTATGTGAAGACGGGGCTTTCGCGCCTTGCTTTCGGGAGCATAAACGATGCGGCGGCTCTGCTTTTTGCGGATGAACCTACGAGGGAGGAAGTGCTTTCGGCTGACCTTTTCAACGTTGCGGAGATAAAGAAGGTCAAGGGGGGCGGTGTTGAGATGAAATTTTATGACAGGCAGAAGGCTCTGGAGAAGCTGGTGGAGCTTGACCCCGAATTGAAGGAAGTTTCGGCGGCGCAGGTGCAATTCTGCGAAGAACTGAGAGGGGACATCATCAGGCTGGGGTGCTTTGTGAAGAGCTATGATATCGGTGAGGTGGAGGATATGGATATTTTCGCCTTGATGGAGCTGAAAAAGAAGCTGTCGCGTCAGCTGAGAGAGGAAGCGGCATCGGGAAAAGCGGCGGGGGTCGCGGCGGAATATGACAGCGGCGAGATGGAAGCATTCAGGGTTTAG
- a CDS encoding ABC-F family ATP-binding cassette domain-containing protein encodes MLVKIEHLYKYFNGEPLLKDINLVIENRETIGLIGVNGCGKSTLLNILTGSLGFDKTDDGLGSVEISQNCTIGFLRQNSGLESESTIDAELHKAFDKLLAARRRMDELEQQMTGLTGAELETVSAEYSELSAYFEANDGYRIDVNISRILNGMGFGDVPRDRVISSLSGGEKTRLALAKLLLESPDLLILDEPTNHLDFTTLMWLEDYLKSYKGSILIVSHDRYFLNKICTRICEIELGRLTSYKGGYSAYVVQKKHNAERQLKEWEAQQEEIKKLEEYIAKNKVRASTAKMAKSRQHMLDRIERIEKPLMFTRPPKIKLEYDIEPTKDIVKVIDCPLVVGEGESRKTLIHSLDMHIRRGEHAAIIGSNGIGKTSILKLIQNIIPHERGNIVWGGNVKISYFEQEHNILHMGSTVIDEMLDRFPAMTPAEARKALGSVLLTGEDVFKPISVLSGGERAKLCFAIMAYTRGNVLILDEPTNHLDLNTKEVLEDVLAEFQGTIILVSHDRYLINKVADRIIEVKADEVNCYEGNFDAYAAAISAAEKSAAEAAAEQKRIQAEQDRREQKEISYRSKEQRQLEAKRRARLKELEELIEQAEVDIFRLENEIADPEVAANFELMTERCNALEAKKTELDEMMDEWASLE; translated from the coding sequence ATGCTGGTTAAAATTGAGCATTTATATAAATATTTTAATGGCGAGCCGCTTTTGAAGGATATCAACCTCGTCATCGAAAACAGGGAGACTATCGGTCTTATCGGAGTGAATGGCTGTGGCAAGTCTACGCTTCTGAATATCCTCACAGGCAGTCTGGGCTTTGACAAGACTGATGACGGGCTGGGGTCGGTGGAGATTTCTCAGAACTGCACTATCGGATTTTTAAGGCAGAACAGCGGTCTTGAAAGTGAGTCCACCATTGATGCGGAGCTTCACAAGGCTTTTGACAAGCTTCTGGCGGCACGCAGGAGAATGGACGAGCTGGAACAGCAGATGACAGGGCTGACGGGGGCTGAGCTGGAGACAGTCAGTGCGGAATACTCGGAGTTATCGGCGTATTTTGAGGCTAATGACGGCTACCGCATAGATGTGAACATCAGTCGCATACTCAACGGTATGGGCTTTGGCGATGTGCCCCGTGACAGGGTGATATCATCCCTTTCGGGCGGTGAAAAGACGCGTCTTGCTTTGGCGAAACTGCTTTTGGAAAGTCCCGATCTGCTGATACTTGACGAGCCTACGAACCATCTGGATTTCACCACGCTGATGTGGCTGGAGGACTATCTGAAAAGCTACAAGGGGTCGATACTGATAGTATCCCACGACAGGTACTTTCTGAACAAGATATGCACCCGTATCTGTGAGATAGAGCTGGGCAGGCTGACCTCTTACAAGGGCGGATATTCGGCTTATGTGGTGCAGAAGAAGCACAACGCGGAACGTCAGCTGAAAGAGTGGGAGGCTCAGCAGGAGGAGATAAAGAAGCTGGAGGAGTACATTGCCAAGAACAAGGTGAGGGCTTCGACGGCGAAGATGGCGAAATCACGCCAGCATATGCTGGACAGGATAGAGCGCATCGAGAAACCTCTGATGTTCACCCGCCCGCCGAAGATAAAGCTGGAATACGATATTGAGCCGACAAAGGACATCGTCAAGGTGATAGACTGCCCGCTGGTCGTAGGTGAGGGCGAGAGCCGCAAGACCCTTATACACAGCCTTGATATGCACATCAGGAGGGGCGAGCACGCGGCTATAATCGGTTCAAACGGTATCGGCAAGACCTCGATACTGAAGCTGATACAGAACATCATACCCCATGAGCGTGGAAACATCGTGTGGGGCGGAAACGTGAAGATATCCTACTTTGAGCAGGAGCATAATATACTCCACATGGGAAGCACGGTAATTGATGAGATGCTTGACAGGTTCCCTGCCATGACACCTGCGGAGGCGAGAAAGGCACTGGGTTCGGTACTGCTGACAGGTGAGGACGTATTCAAGCCCATATCGGTGCTCAGCGGCGGCGAGAGGGCTAAGCTGTGCTTTGCGATAATGGCGTATACACGGGGAAATGTGCTTATCCTTGATGAGCCGACGAACCATCTCGACCTGAACACGAAGGAAGTTCTGGAAGATGTACTTGCGGAATTTCAGGGTACTATCATACTGGTATCCCACGACAGATACCTTATTAACAAGGTGGCTGACAGGATAATCGAGGTAAAGGCGGACGAGGTGAACTGCTACGAGGGCAATTTCGATGCGTATGCGGCGGCGATAAGTGCGGCTGAAAAGTCGGCGGCGGAAGCGGCTGCGGAGCAGAAGCGAATTCAGGCGGAGCAGGACAGGCGGGAGCAGAAGGAGATAAGCTACCGCAGCAAGGAACAGCGTCAGCTGGAGGCGAAGCGCAGGGCGCGTCTGAAAGAGCTGGAGGAGCTTATCGAGCAGGCTGAGGTGGATATCTTCAGGCTGGAGAACGAGATAGCAGACCCCGAAGTTGCGGCGAATTTTGAGCTGATGACGGAGAGATGCAACGCTCTTGAGGCTAAGAAAACAGAGCTCGACGAGATGATGGACGAGTGGGCGAGCCTGGAATAA
- a CDS encoding NCS2 family permease — MGNKEVQTITETGALGKFFKLKAHGTDVRTEIMAGITTFMTMAYILAVNPSILSAAGMNSTAVLLATCLASFLGTMCMGLMANLPFALSAGMGLNAFMAYTVCGSMGYSWQVALLAVFIEGVVFIVLSVTKVREAIFNCIPLSLKKAVSVGIGLFIAFIGLQNAKLAVGGATLVELVDFREDFHTRGICALLAVIGTVMMSVLYIRKVRGSILIGIFGTWILGMICQGVGLYVPDNESWFSLLPSFSMTDFTALGKTFGGCFDVDMSSVGIFNFIVVVFSFLFVDLFDTLGTLIGVASKADMLDKDGKLPAIRPALMADAIATTGGAVLGTSTTTTFVESAAGVGAGGRTGLTAVTTALLFLASMLFAPIFIAIPSFATAPALIVVGFLMFSSITDIKFDPDNYTEALPAYLCILAMPLFYSIAEGIAVGVMSYVVINLFCGKAKKINPIMYVLTVLFVLKYIFL; from the coding sequence ATGGGCAATAAGGAAGTGCAGACCATTACCGAAACAGGTGCTCTCGGCAAATTCTTCAAGCTGAAAGCCCACGGCACCGATGTACGCACCGAGATAATGGCAGGTATAACCACATTCATGACGATGGCGTATATACTTGCAGTCAACCCGAGCATACTTTCCGCGGCAGGCATGAACAGCACCGCTGTTCTGCTGGCGACCTGCCTTGCATCTTTCCTTGGTACTATGTGCATGGGTCTTATGGCTAATCTCCCATTTGCGCTTTCCGCAGGCATGGGTCTTAACGCATTCATGGCATACACAGTATGCGGCTCCATGGGTTATTCATGGCAGGTAGCACTGCTGGCGGTATTCATCGAAGGCGTAGTATTCATAGTTCTCTCCGTGACCAAGGTCAGGGAAGCCATATTCAACTGCATACCCCTTTCGCTGAAAAAGGCGGTATCCGTCGGGATCGGTCTTTTCATCGCATTCATCGGTCTCCAGAATGCCAAGCTTGCAGTTGGCGGCGCGACCCTGGTAGAACTTGTTGATTTCAGAGAGGATTTCCACACCCGCGGTATTTGCGCTCTGCTGGCTGTTATCGGCACTGTCATGATGTCGGTACTGTATATCAGAAAAGTCCGCGGCTCCATACTCATAGGCATATTCGGCACTTGGATACTGGGTATGATATGTCAGGGCGTGGGACTTTACGTGCCCGATAATGAAAGCTGGTTCTCACTGCTGCCAAGCTTCTCCATGACTGATTTCACCGCACTCGGCAAGACCTTCGGCGGCTGCTTCGATGTTGATATGAGCAGTGTAGGCATATTCAACTTTATAGTAGTTGTATTCTCATTCCTGTTCGTTGACCTCTTCGATACTCTGGGAACTCTGATAGGCGTGGCTTCAAAGGCTGATATGCTTGATAAGGACGGCAAACTCCCTGCCATACGTCCCGCACTCATGGCTGATGCTATCGCTACAACAGGCGGCGCAGTTCTGGGTACTTCCACTACAACAACATTCGTTGAATCCGCAGCAGGTGTGGGCGCAGGCGGAAGAACAGGTCTTACCGCAGTAACTACCGCACTGCTGTTCCTGGCTTCGATGCTTTTCGCACCTATATTCATAGCGATACCTTCATTCGCAACAGCACCCGCGCTGATAGTAGTCGGCTTCCTGATGTTCAGCTCTATAACCGATATCAAGTTCGACCCCGACAACTATACCGAAGCTTTACCCGCATATCTGTGCATACTGGCTATGCCCCTGTTCTACAGCATAGCTGAGGGTATAGCAGTCGGCGTTATGAGCTACGTTGTCATCAACCTCTTCTGCGGCAAAGCCAAGAAGATCAACCCTATAATGTATGTGCTGACAGTGCTGTTCGTGCTGAAATATATATTCCTGTGA
- a CDS encoding restriction endonuclease: protein MLTILLVGSAVASYKLAGFFCTGGDRPGFYSYIPYLPFLSIPLFLGMTVIRHFGRLTLKKLDLMEGHEFEYACANILKANGFRDIEVTKGSGDFGVDIIAVKKHRRYAVQCKRYDKKLNNSAVQEVIGGLAYYGCEVGAVMTNSYFTAAARKLAEVNGVELWDRDTLEKMLRKRGIKDTSRKASDTPDIPPESYCAQTVEEFFAEQGIAVETAGTEYLEDTCELLIEIIPETGVRISDIRALAPNLASHGGWEYVTCVFPSHTPGTVGLEIPLEMDNMDKE from the coding sequence ATGCTGACGATCCTTCTGGTCGGTTCGGCAGTGGCTTCATATAAGCTGGCAGGATTCTTCTGTACAGGCGGCGACCGTCCCGGATTTTACAGCTATATCCCTTATCTGCCATTCCTCAGCATACCCCTTTTTCTCGGGATGACCGTGATACGTCACTTCGGCAGACTGACCCTCAAAAAGCTTGACCTTATGGAGGGTCACGAATTTGAATACGCCTGCGCGAATATCCTCAAAGCAAACGGTTTCAGGGATATCGAAGTCACAAAGGGTTCGGGGGATTTCGGCGTTGATATCATCGCAGTGAAAAAGCACCGCCGCTATGCGGTGCAGTGCAAGCGCTACGATAAAAAGCTGAACAATTCCGCAGTACAGGAAGTCATAGGCGGGCTTGCCTACTACGGCTGTGAGGTTGGTGCTGTTATGACCAACAGCTATTTCACTGCCGCCGCCCGCAAGCTTGCAGAGGTCAACGGTGTTGAACTCTGGGACAGGGATACCCTTGAAAAAATGCTTAGAAAGCGGGGTATCAAGGATACCTCCCGCAAAGCCTCCGATACTCCCGATATCCCGCCCGAAAGCTACTGTGCGCAAACGGTGGAAGAATTTTTTGCTGAACAGGGTATAGCTGTGGAAACTGCGGGCACGGAGTATCTGGAAGACACCTGCGAACTCCTGATAGAGATAATCCCCGAAACAGGGGTGCGCATCAGCGATATTCGCGCCCTTGCCCCAAATCTTGCCTCCCATGGCGGCTGGGAGTACGTCACCTGTGTATTTCCCTCCCACACCCCGGGTACAGTGGGTCTGGAGATACCCCTTGAAATGGATAATATGGATAAAGAATAA
- a CDS encoding CDP-alcohol phosphatidyltransferase family protein yields MGEVYKNPVKKMIPSKLETGFQQFLYKHVGPHIPKGMTPNQMTTVSALGGVFAIVMTLLTNLSSWFWLGTIAGLAVHLVADDLDGYIARSRGLSSKAGAYYDLMVDILFSTFLIISIGLTPAAHLLPMALAAPLYGIMNVTMMNYIIYFNEFQFPRLGPIEAHISYTVIAICAMIFKGNEVFTVFSHGVTVVDIIAVIAMIPMYYEMIRMIIALFKRLEASQR; encoded by the coding sequence ATGGGAGAAGTATATAAGAATCCCGTGAAAAAAATGATACCAAGCAAGCTGGAAACGGGATTTCAGCAGTTTTTATACAAGCACGTGGGCCCGCATATACCAAAGGGCATGACACCTAATCAGATGACCACGGTCAGTGCGCTGGGGGGAGTTTTCGCCATAGTTATGACACTTCTTACCAACCTGTCGTCATGGTTCTGGCTGGGTACGATAGCGGGTCTGGCTGTGCATCTTGTGGCAGATGACCTTGACGGCTATATAGCAAGGTCGAGGGGGCTGTCCTCAAAAGCGGGTGCGTATTACGACCTTATGGTAGATATACTTTTCTCAACATTTCTGATAATATCTATCGGTCTGACCCCTGCGGCACATCTTCTGCCAATGGCGCTGGCGGCACCCCTTTACGGCATTATGAATGTAACCATGATGAACTATATCATCTATTTCAACGAATTCCAGTTTCCGCGCTTAGGCCCTATCGAAGCCCATATCAGCTATACCGTGATAGCGATATGCGCCATGATATTCAAGGGGAACGAGGTATTCACAGTTTTCAGCCACGGTGTGACGGTTGTGGATATCATAGCAGTCATCGCCATGATACCTATGTACTATGAAATGATACGCATGATAATAGCCCTGTTCAAGCGGCTGGAGGCCAGTCAGAGATGA
- a CDS encoding phosphoribosyltransferase family protein yields the protein METYTLKVAGLTRELPICSASEKLDIAAFIMFSDVEMTVAATTELLKKAPEFDVIITAESKGIPLAYEAARQSGKNYVVARKSVKLYMTDPISVQVKSITTAAVQTLYLSQEDVARLKGKRVLILDDVISTGESLTAVEELVKAAGGNIVGAGAVLAEGDAADRTDIFFLEKLPLFFK from the coding sequence ATGGAAACATACACATTGAAGGTGGCAGGACTTACAAGAGAGCTGCCCATATGTTCAGCGAGCGAAAAGCTGGATATCGCCGCTTTTATAATGTTCTCTGACGTTGAGATGACCGTTGCGGCAACAACCGAGCTGCTGAAAAAAGCCCCCGAGTTCGATGTTATAATCACAGCTGAATCCAAGGGCATACCGCTTGCATACGAGGCTGCAAGACAGTCGGGCAAGAACTACGTGGTAGCCCGCAAGTCCGTTAAGCTCTATATGACCGACCCTATCTCGGTACAGGTCAAGTCCATAACCACCGCCGCTGTACAGACCCTCTACCTCTCACAGGAGGATGTAGCAAGGCTGAAAGGCAAGCGCGTGCTTATCCTCGATGATGTTATCAGCACAGGCGAATCCCTCACAGCAGTTGAGGAGCTTGTAAAAGCAGCAGGCGGAAATATCGTAGGCGCGGGCGCAGTCCTCGCAGAGGGCGATGCAGCCGACAGAACGGATATATTCTTCCTTGAAAAACTTCCGCTGTTCTTCAAATAA